A stretch of DNA from Serinibacter arcticus:
GCCCGGGTGATGGCGCTGACCCGGGCGGCGTACACGGTCGCGGAGGGTGGCCTGCCGGGCACCGGGGAGGACGAGGAGGAGCCGATCGAGAGCGAGAGGCGGACCGCGGGGAGGCCAGCGCCGGCTCGGCACGGCACCTCACGGGCGATGCCGCCGGCGTCCCGTCGTCGGGCGCGCCGGCTCTCGCCGCGGGCGGCGCTGGCGGCCGCTGTCGCGCTGGCGCTCGCGACGGCGTTCCTCGTGGTGCGCGCGGCCGTCACCACCTCGTCGGTGGTCGAGGTGCCGCCCGTGGCGCCCAGCGCGGCCGAGCCCGTCGTGGAGGTTCCGGCGGATGACGGCGGTGATCCCTCCGAGGAAGGTGCCGGGGCGCCCCCGGACGCCTCCGACCCCACCGCCGTCCCGACGGACACGGCGGCACCGGGCGGCGCCCCGGCTCCCGCGACGACCGTCGTCGTCCACGTCTCGGGCCACGTTCTCGCCCCCGGGGTGGTCACGCTCGCGGCCGGGGCCCGGGTCCACGAGGCGGTCGCGGCCACGGGCGGCGCCGACGGCGAGGCCGATCTCGACGCGCTCAACCTCGCCCGGGTGCTGGTGGACGGCGAGCAGGTGCACGTGCCGGCGGTGGGGGAGTCGGCACCCCCGGTGGTCGACGCGGGTGGGTCGGGCGTGACGCCGGGGTCCCCGACGACGCCCGGCTCGGTCGCGGGACCCACCGGTCGCGTGAACCTCAACACCGCCACGCTCGCCGAGCTCGACGCGCTCCCGGGAATCGGGCCGGCGATCGCGCAGCGCGTGATCGACTGGCGCGAGGCCAACGACGGCTTTCGCGACGTCGCGGAGCTCGACGAGGTCTCCGGCATCGGACCGAGCCTCATGGGCTCGCTCCGGGACCTGGTGACCGTGTGAGCGTGAACCGACGCCGCGACCGCCGCCTGGTCGTCCC
This window harbors:
- a CDS encoding ComEA family DNA-binding protein, translating into MAAPQGTRRRRGDERARVMALTRAAYTVAEGGLPGTGEDEEEPIESERRTAGRPAPARHGTSRAMPPASRRRARRLSPRAALAAAVALALATAFLVVRAAVTTSSVVEVPPVAPSAAEPVVEVPADDGGDPSEEGAGAPPDASDPTAVPTDTAAPGGAPAPATTVVVHVSGHVLAPGVVTLAAGARVHEAVAATGGADGEADLDALNLARVLVDGEQVHVPAVGESAPPVVDAGGSGVTPGSPTTPGSVAGPTGRVNLNTATLAELDALPGIGPAIAQRVIDWREANDGFRDVAELDEVSGIGPSLMGSLRDLVTV